Proteins co-encoded in one uncultured Draconibacterium sp. genomic window:
- a CDS encoding metallophosphoesterase produces the protein MRANAMLLIPLFFFMLLVDVYTFRGIKPLLAKLRIKLLKQSLTILFWGISIVVFAGFCLFTFGINHVKESDTYIYVGYLVSSFALFYFPKFVFIVFVLLKDIQFLFQKIFNWVKRKKKKGLSPDNSGRKMERAEFLYQIGLVLAAVPFASILYGVTKGKFNYRVMRENLHFDNLPKSFKGLKIVQISDMHLGSFNKKFDQVAKAVELINEQEPDILLFTGDLVNNFAEETEGWAPVLSQLKAKIGKYSVLGNHDYGDYSEWESAAAKEKNLDAIKKFHQKIGFRLLLNETETLNINGEEIALIGVENWGKPPFPQHGDLQKAAKQAQGQPFKILMSHDPSHWDAKVLKSTDIDLTFAGHTHGMQFGIERAGIKWSPVQYKYPRWGGLYREKKQFLYVNRGFGYIGFPGRIGMPPEITVVELT, from the coding sequence ATGAGAGCGAATGCAATGTTATTAATTCCCTTGTTCTTTTTTATGCTGCTGGTAGATGTATATACCTTCCGTGGCATAAAACCGCTGCTCGCCAAACTCAGAATCAAACTTCTAAAACAATCATTAACTATACTTTTCTGGGGTATCTCAATTGTTGTTTTTGCAGGCTTTTGTTTGTTTACGTTTGGGATAAACCATGTAAAAGAATCCGACACGTACATTTATGTCGGCTACCTTGTTAGTAGTTTTGCCTTGTTTTATTTCCCCAAATTTGTATTCATCGTTTTTGTATTACTAAAAGATATCCAGTTCCTATTTCAAAAGATTTTCAACTGGGTTAAGAGAAAAAAGAAAAAAGGTTTATCACCAGATAATTCGGGAAGGAAAATGGAGAGAGCAGAGTTTTTATATCAAATAGGATTGGTTTTGGCAGCAGTTCCGTTTGCGTCGATTCTTTATGGAGTGACAAAAGGGAAATTCAACTACCGCGTAATGCGCGAAAATTTGCATTTCGACAATCTGCCAAAATCGTTTAAAGGACTAAAAATCGTTCAGATATCTGACATGCACCTGGGGAGCTTTAATAAAAAGTTCGACCAGGTAGCAAAAGCAGTAGAACTGATTAACGAACAAGAGCCGGATATTCTTTTGTTTACCGGCGACCTTGTTAATAATTTTGCCGAAGAAACTGAAGGCTGGGCTCCTGTTTTATCGCAATTAAAAGCTAAAATCGGGAAATATTCGGTGCTTGGAAATCATGACTACGGAGACTACTCGGAATGGGAATCGGCGGCTGCCAAAGAAAAAAACCTGGATGCTATCAAAAAATTTCATCAGAAAATTGGTTTCCGATTGTTGCTAAACGAAACTGAAACATTAAACATTAACGGCGAAGAAATTGCACTTATCGGCGTTGAAAACTGGGGTAAGCCACCTTTTCCACAGCATGGCGATTTGCAAAAAGCTGCAAAGCAAGCACAAGGCCAGCCCTTTAAAATTCTGATGAGCCACGATCCTTCGCACTGGGATGCCAAAGTGCTAAAATCCACAGATATCGACCTTACATTTGCAGGACATACACACGGCATGCAGTTCGGTATTGAACGCGCCGGAATTAAGTGGAGCCCGGTGCAATATAAATACCCGCGCTGGGGCGGTTTATATCGCGAGAAAAAACAATTCTTGTATGTAAATCGTGGTTTTGGATACATTGGTTTCCCGGGAAGAATTGGAATGCCTCCTGAGATTACAGTGGTGGAATTAACTTAA
- the rluF gene encoding 23S rRNA pseudouridine(2604) synthase RluF, producing MESKRLNKAISETGFCSRREADRLIESGKVKVNGKVVGLGVQVTAHDRIEVDGQLVTKEVPNIYLAFHKPVGITCTTDTSKKDNIVDFINFPERIFPIGRLDKPSEGLIFMTNDGDIVNKILRAGNNHEKEYIVNVNRKITQAFIRQMSSGVPILDTVTKKCQVKRINDFTFNITLTQGLNRQIRRMCSHLGYEVTRLKRVRIMNIELGSLKRGEYRHFTPDELIEINRLVANSSKTEEASED from the coding sequence GCGCCGCGAAGCCGACAGACTAATTGAAAGCGGAAAGGTAAAAGTAAATGGCAAAGTAGTGGGCTTAGGTGTTCAGGTAACCGCGCATGATAGAATTGAAGTTGATGGTCAACTCGTCACCAAAGAAGTGCCGAATATTTACCTTGCCTTTCATAAACCAGTTGGAATTACCTGCACCACCGACACCAGCAAAAAAGATAACATCGTAGATTTTATCAACTTCCCTGAAAGAATATTTCCGATCGGCCGGTTAGATAAACCCAGCGAAGGGTTGATTTTCATGACCAACGACGGCGATATTGTAAACAAAATTCTTCGCGCCGGGAATAATCATGAAAAAGAATACATTGTAAATGTAAACCGGAAAATTACTCAGGCATTTATCCGGCAAATGAGCAGCGGTGTTCCCATTCTTGATACGGTTACAAAAAAATGCCAGGTGAAACGCATCAACGACTTTACGTTCAATATTACTCTTACACAGGGGCTAAATCGCCAAATCCGTAGAATGTGTTCACATCTGGGCTATGAAGTTACCCGATTAAAACGTGTACGAATTATGAATATCGAACTTGGGAGTTTAAAACGGGGGGAATACCGTCATTTTACACCCGATGAACTAATAGAAATCAACCGTTTGGTAGCCAATTCCAGCAAAACAGAGGAAGCTTCGGAAGACTAA